In a single window of the Prochlorococcus marinus XMU1412 genome:
- the ylqF gene encoding ribosome biogenesis GTPase YlqF — protein MDIPKIQWYPGHIAKAEKKLSEVINKVDLVIEVRDARIPLSTGHPHLNKWINNKKHILVINRSDMISPNTINSWNKWFNSKDQYPLWCDAKRGTGIKEICKSAKDSRSSIDDRRLSRGMRIRPIRALTLGFPNVGKSALINRIAKKRVVDSARKAGVTRNLRWIKLESGIDLLDAPGVIPPNLEDQKSALNLALCDDIGEAAYEIESVAIGFIKIISTLNKDKNANISVKQISNRYGVDITKGFKSPSAWIDEAASKHTSGDKRRMSHKLLEDYRNQMLGKIALEVPLWN, from the coding sequence GTGGACATACCCAAAATCCAATGGTACCCAGGCCATATCGCAAAAGCAGAAAAGAAATTATCTGAAGTTATCAATAAAGTAGATTTAGTTATCGAAGTGAGAGATGCACGAATTCCTTTGTCAACAGGACATCCACACTTAAATAAATGGATAAATAATAAAAAACATATTCTTGTCATTAACAGATCAGATATGATCTCCCCGAATACAATCAATAGTTGGAATAAATGGTTTAATTCTAAAGATCAATATCCTCTTTGGTGTGATGCTAAAAGAGGAACAGGGATTAAAGAAATTTGTAAGTCAGCCAAAGATTCTAGGTCGTCAATCGACGATAGAAGACTCTCTAGAGGAATGCGAATTAGGCCAATTAGAGCCCTTACACTTGGTTTTCCAAACGTAGGAAAGTCGGCATTAATTAATAGAATCGCAAAAAAAAGAGTTGTAGATAGCGCTAGGAAAGCAGGCGTGACTCGTAATTTAAGATGGATAAAATTAGAAAGTGGTATAGATCTGCTAGATGCTCCTGGTGTTATACCTCCAAATTTAGAAGATCAAAAATCAGCACTTAATCTTGCACTGTGTGACGATATTGGAGAAGCTGCTTATGAAATAGAGAGTGTCGCAATTGGATTTATCAAAATTATATCCACTCTCAACAAAGATAAGAATGCGAATATCTCAGTTAAACAAATATCTAATAGATATGGAGTTGATATTACTAAAGGCTTTAAGAGTCCTTCTGCTTGGATCGACGAAGCAGCTTCAAAACATACCTCTGGCGATAAAAGGAGAATGTCTCATAAGTTATTGGAAGATTATAGAAATCAAATGCTGGGTAAAATTGCTTTAGAAGTCCCACTATGGAATTAA
- a CDS encoding ABC transporter ATP-binding protein, which produces MEKNKEKIIVVKNLTVKYGLKQQPIIKNFNLEIDSGDHLAIIGPSGCGKTTFAKTLVNILPAKATSKGYLSISNVDPRKINNKDAQLFRRKNFGFIYQDSIKKLNPLMRVGDHLYELFKTHDQTKSSLAIKKLVREVFQKVGIEESRLDSFPHQFSGGMRQRVSIAMALALKPKLLIADEPTTSLDTKTSFEIMQEIIHLCNEFDTTLILISHDINLAAKWCKKVAIIEKGSIVEKGNILDIFQSPKSDIGKKLVNASKIVLEPNTKNNARDQVVLEVNNLRHWYKLNSSIFINKWNKALNEVSFKLYENETLGIVGSSGSGKSTLCRALIGLLKVRGGEIKIYDKNHASKKNKSFKKNNKVQIIFQDPFSSLNPKMTIKSILEDIFFIQKISDKRKIEKEIKLMFRNLNLPLNNDFFNSYPSQLSGGQLQRISLARALLLKPKILICDESVNMLDASVKIEILELLRVLQEKMNLTIIFITHDLGIAKRFCDRLLVMNHGKIVDEGESSTIFTKTQNTYTKSLLNSSLNLI; this is translated from the coding sequence ATGGAAAAAAATAAAGAAAAAATTATTGTAGTTAAAAATCTTACTGTTAAATATGGTCTAAAACAGCAACCTATTATCAAAAATTTTAATTTGGAAATAGATAGTGGAGATCATTTGGCCATAATAGGACCTTCTGGATGTGGAAAGACCACTTTTGCAAAAACATTAGTAAATATATTGCCTGCAAAGGCCACTTCTAAAGGGTATCTATCGATTTCTAATGTAGATCCTAGGAAAATAAACAACAAAGATGCACAATTATTTAGAAGAAAGAATTTTGGATTTATTTATCAAGACTCTATAAAAAAACTTAATCCGCTAATGAGAGTTGGGGATCATTTATATGAATTATTTAAAACACATGATCAAACTAAATCATCTTTAGCTATTAAAAAATTAGTAAGAGAAGTTTTTCAAAAAGTCGGAATTGAAGAAAGTAGACTTGATTCTTTCCCACATCAATTTAGCGGCGGAATGAGACAGAGAGTTTCTATAGCAATGGCACTTGCTTTGAAACCTAAATTATTAATAGCTGATGAACCTACAACAAGCTTAGATACCAAAACAAGTTTTGAAATTATGCAAGAAATAATTCATCTATGTAATGAATTTGATACAACTTTAATTTTGATTAGTCATGATATTAATCTTGCAGCAAAGTGGTGTAAAAAAGTTGCAATAATTGAAAAGGGATCGATTGTTGAAAAAGGGAATATATTAGATATTTTTCAATCACCAAAATCAGATATTGGGAAAAAGTTAGTAAATGCTTCAAAAATAGTATTAGAACCAAATACTAAAAATAATGCTCGAGATCAGGTCGTTCTAGAGGTAAATAACCTAAGACATTGGTATAAATTAAATTCTTCAATTTTCATTAATAAATGGAATAAGGCTTTAAATGAAGTTAGTTTCAAGTTATATGAGAATGAGACTCTTGGAATAGTTGGTTCTTCAGGGAGTGGTAAAAGTACATTATGTAGGGCTTTAATTGGACTTCTTAAAGTAAGAGGTGGTGAAATCAAAATTTATGATAAAAATCATGCATCGAAAAAAAATAAATCTTTTAAAAAGAACAATAAAGTGCAAATTATTTTTCAAGATCCTTTTTCAAGTTTGAACCCGAAAATGACAATTAAAAGTATTTTGGAAGATATATTTTTTATTCAAAAAATTTCAGATAAAAGAAAAATCGAAAAAGAAATAAAATTAATGTTTAGAAATTTGAATCTTCCCTTAAATAATGATTTTTTTAATTCGTATCCTAGCCAATTATCTGGTGGTCAATTGCAAAGAATTTCATTAGCCAGAGCGCTATTGTTGAAACCAAAAATTTTGATTTGTGATGAGAGCGTTAATATGTTGGATGCTTCAGTAAAAATAGAGATTCTTGAATTACTTAGAGTCTTGCAAGAAAAAATGAATTTAACGATTATCTTTATTACTCATGATTTGGGCATTGCTAAAAGATTTTGTGATAGGTTGCTAGTTATGAATCACGGAAAGATAGTTGATGAAGGAGAAAGTTCCACAATATTCACTAAAACTCAAAACACGTATACAAAATCGCTTCTAAATTCCTCTTTGAATCTTATTTAA
- a CDS encoding DUF2062 domain-containing protein, with amino-acid sequence MRFKRDITYKKILSLFRSQNGSPFFNAKGLAIGVFSGCFPFFGFQTLMGVFFAKLAKGNIVLAAIGTWISNPFTYIPLYYFNYKVGSIFLNNPSNKILEKSLVIDDLWKQGRIFSLKLLLGSSCVGILLALICGSIVFFIYKIKSKR; translated from the coding sequence ATGAGATTTAAAAGAGATATTACCTATAAGAAAATTCTATCATTATTTAGGAGTCAGAATGGAAGTCCTTTCTTTAATGCTAAAGGTTTAGCTATAGGGGTATTTAGTGGTTGCTTTCCATTTTTTGGTTTTCAGACTTTAATGGGAGTATTTTTTGCGAAACTAGCTAAGGGAAATATTGTTCTAGCTGCAATTGGTACCTGGATCAGCAACCCTTTTACTTATATTCCACTTTATTATTTTAACTATAAAGTTGGTTCGATTTTTTTAAATAATCCTTCTAATAAAATTCTTGAAAAAAGTTTAGTTATTGATGACTTATGGAAACAAGGTAGAATTTTTTCCTTAAAATTACTCTTAGGTTCATCTTGTGTAGGTATTTTATTAGCTTTGATTTGCGGCAGTATTGTTTTCTTTATCTACAAGATAAAAAGTAAAAGATAG
- a CDS encoding RluA family pseudouridine synthase, whose protein sequence is MELNNQNSFGIGEGELIEIIYELPLPMRLDRWLVSKRPEQSRARIQHFINSGLVLVNYKTAKAKTPLKNGDNIQIWMPPPEPLIYLKPEKIDLNILFEDEHIIVINKQSGLIVHPAPGHKSGTLVNGLLFHCKDLPGINGKLRPGIVHRLDKDTSGCMVVAKSQEALVNLQKQIKEKIASREYIAVIHGAPNSEEGQIVGNIGRDKLNRLKYKVVEETSGRYACTYWKLEERFGNYSLMSFKLDTGRTHQIRVHCAHINHPIVGDPLYGRCKKLPCKLDGQALHAIKLGLIHPINGKEMIFESELPLDFQKLLSVLKIK, encoded by the coding sequence ATGGAATTAAATAATCAAAATTCTTTCGGCATTGGAGAAGGTGAGCTTATAGAAATTATTTATGAGCTACCTCTTCCTATGAGGCTAGACAGATGGTTGGTAAGTAAAAGGCCAGAACAAAGTAGAGCAAGAATTCAACATTTTATAAATTCAGGTTTAGTACTTGTAAACTATAAGACTGCGAAAGCAAAGACCCCATTAAAAAATGGCGACAATATTCAAATATGGATGCCTCCTCCAGAACCTCTTATTTATTTGAAACCTGAAAAAATTGATTTAAATATCCTTTTTGAAGACGAGCACATCATAGTAATTAATAAACAATCAGGACTAATTGTTCATCCAGCCCCTGGACACAAATCTGGAACTTTAGTGAATGGATTACTTTTTCACTGTAAAGATCTACCTGGAATTAATGGGAAACTAAGACCTGGGATTGTTCACAGATTAGATAAAGATACCTCCGGATGTATGGTTGTTGCAAAAAGCCAAGAGGCATTAGTAAATCTCCAGAAACAAATTAAAGAAAAAATAGCATCACGCGAATATATTGCAGTAATTCATGGAGCACCGAATTCTGAAGAAGGCCAAATAGTGGGGAACATTGGCAGAGATAAATTAAATAGATTGAAATATAAAGTAGTTGAAGAAACTTCAGGAAGGTATGCCTGTACCTATTGGAAATTAGAAGAAAGATTTGGCAATTACTCATTAATGAGTTTCAAACTAGATACGGGGCGAACGCATCAAATAAGAGTACATTGCGCTCACATTAATCATCCAATTGTGGGTGATCCGTTATATGGAAGATGTAAAAAACTACCATGTAAATTAGATGGCCAAGCTTTACACGCCATTAAGCTTGGACTTATACATCCAATAAATGGTAAAGAAATGATATTTGAATCAGAATTACCATTAGATTTTCAAAAATTACTAAGTGTTCTTAAAATTAAATAA
- the argS gene encoding arginine--tRNA ligase: MLIIFKELTKQFEESLLDSLEKNDKKGEFEILRKNLITQSSKEEFGDYQCNVCLSLSKIYKKNPRDISNDFINLLNKNISISKLCKSLEIAGPGFINIKLKDEVLINEIKSNIQCNRAGIPLIRKDLDSGLSNKVIVDFSSPNIAKEMHVGHLRSTIIGDSISRIFELRGYEVLRLNHVGDWGTQFGMLITQLKDLYSNDLEEIGKIKISDLVEFYKESKKRFDNESEFQKRSREEVVKLQSGDIKSIKAWKLLCDQSRKEFDEIYKNLKIKIEERGESFYNPFLKSVIDDLNLEKILVEDQGAKCVFLDGMTNKEGKPLPLIIQKKDGGFNYATTDLAAIRYRFNKPPNGDDASRIIYVTDHGQANHFAGVFQVAKKAKWIPENCQVNHVPFGLVQGIDGKKLKTREGETIRLKDLLNEAVRRAKEDLLKRLEDEDRYETEEFIANTSRIIGLGAVKYADLSQNRITNYQFSFDKMLSLNGNTAPYLLYTLVRILGIKRKNNFVYDSKDFQYVNYQHKSEWKLIRKLLKFDEVIISIEKDLMPNRLCNYLFELCQTFNRFYDQVPILKEEKNIKISRLNLCDLTAKTLKLSLELLGIETLERM; this comes from the coding sequence ATGCTAATCATTTTTAAAGAATTAACAAAACAATTTGAAGAATCTCTTTTAGATAGTCTTGAAAAAAATGATAAAAAAGGAGAATTCGAAATTCTTCGAAAAAATTTAATTACACAATCATCAAAAGAGGAATTTGGTGATTATCAATGTAATGTTTGTTTAAGTTTATCTAAAATATATAAAAAGAACCCAAGAGATATTTCTAATGATTTTATTAACCTTTTAAATAAAAATATAAGCATATCAAAATTATGTAAGAGTCTAGAAATAGCTGGACCTGGATTTATAAATATAAAATTAAAAGATGAGGTTCTAATAAATGAAATTAAGTCAAATATTCAATGCAATAGGGCTGGCATACCTCTAATTAGAAAAGATTTAGATAGTGGGTTGTCCAATAAAGTTATTGTAGATTTTTCTAGCCCTAATATTGCTAAAGAAATGCATGTAGGGCATTTAAGATCAACAATAATAGGTGACTCAATATCTAGAATTTTCGAGTTAAGAGGTTATGAAGTATTAAGACTCAATCATGTTGGTGATTGGGGAACACAATTTGGCATGCTTATTACTCAGCTCAAAGATTTATATTCAAATGATCTAGAAGAAATAGGAAAGATCAAAATAAGTGATTTAGTTGAATTTTATAAAGAATCAAAAAAAAGATTTGATAACGAATCTGAATTCCAAAAAAGATCTAGAGAGGAAGTAGTTAAGTTACAAAGTGGAGATATTAAATCGATTAAAGCTTGGAAATTATTATGTGATCAATCAAGGAAAGAATTTGATGAAATCTATAAAAATTTAAAAATAAAAATAGAAGAAAGAGGTGAATCTTTTTATAATCCCTTCTTAAAATCAGTTATTGATGATTTGAATTTAGAAAAAATATTAGTAGAAGATCAAGGAGCAAAATGTGTATTTTTAGATGGGATGACTAATAAAGAAGGCAAACCTTTACCGCTAATTATTCAAAAAAAAGATGGGGGTTTTAATTATGCCACTACAGATCTTGCTGCTATAAGATACAGATTCAATAAACCTCCTAATGGCGATGATGCTTCAAGAATTATTTATGTAACTGATCATGGGCAAGCAAACCATTTTGCTGGAGTTTTTCAAGTTGCAAAAAAAGCAAAATGGATCCCAGAAAATTGTCAAGTAAACCATGTCCCTTTTGGGTTAGTTCAAGGAATTGATGGCAAAAAACTAAAGACAAGAGAAGGTGAAACAATACGCCTAAAAGATTTATTAAATGAAGCAGTTAGAAGAGCAAAAGAAGATTTATTGAAAAGATTAGAAGATGAAGATCGTTATGAGACCGAAGAGTTTATAGCAAATACTTCAAGAATTATTGGATTAGGAGCTGTTAAGTATGCAGATTTAAGTCAAAATAGGATTACCAATTATCAATTTAGTTTTGATAAAATGCTTTCCCTAAATGGTAATACTGCTCCTTATTTGTTATATACACTTGTAAGAATTTTAGGAATTAAAAGAAAAAATAATTTTGTTTATGACTCTAAAGATTTTCAGTACGTAAATTATCAACATAAATCTGAGTGGAAACTTATCAGAAAATTACTTAAGTTCGATGAAGTCATAATTTCTATTGAAAAAGACTTAATGCCAAATAGATTATGCAATTATCTGTTCGAGCTATGTCAGACTTTTAATAGATTCTATGATCAAGTTCCAATCCTCAAAGAAGAAAAAAATATAAAAATTTCTAGGCTTAATTTATGTGACCTAACTGCAAAAACACTAAAATTAAGCTTAGAGCTTTTAGGAATTGAAACTTTAGAAAGAATGTAA
- a CDS encoding RelA/SpoT family protein, translated as MSEAAANSKEKNEIEVSKTILPENKKYESESLNYQINIPDWLLKDIHNFEKSNKENDENQNLIVKAFKLAYKAHDGQFRASGEPYIIHPVAVANLLKEIGASSSVIAAGLLHDVVEDTGIDLSEIETNFGLEVKILVEGVTKLGGIHFNNRTEAQAENLRKMFLAMASDIRVVLVKLADRLHNMRTIEWLNDEKKLRIARETREIYAPLANRLGINRFKWELEDLAFKFLEPKEYLDLKDQIAVKRSDREKRLKVTLNLMKENLNSAGLKNFEITGRPKHLYGIWSKMERQQKHFHEIYDVAALRIIVDNSDSCYRALAVVHDTFKPIPGRFKDYIGLPKPNGYQSLHTSVIGRHRPIEVQIRTTSMHQIAEYGIAAHWQYKEGGSPAKSNAERFNWLRQLVEWQQEGNERDHNDYLASIKEDLFDEEVFVITPKGDVVGLRKGSTAIDFAYRIHSEVGNHCNGIRINEKLSPLSTALQNGDFIEILTSNNATPSLDWLNFVVTPTAKNRIRQWYKKSHRDETIKRGRDLLEKEVGRNGFEALLSSEAMKKVANRCNLKTTEDLLASLGFGGLTLHQVLNRLREEIKLQTEDVKNDSDSEIAKSLKSNNNLSTNQSNTAAKSPISGIEGLDYRIGKCCSPLPGEDIIGTVSLGNHGITIHREDCENVIPIPIERRLPVGWNQDNKTGDNKFPIQLRIEVIDRVGVLKDILMRLSDKGINVSDANVKTAYGKPAVINLCVGLESYNQLHKTIEQIKSMADVLDIARIGQS; from the coding sequence ATGTCCGAGGCAGCTGCAAATTCAAAAGAAAAAAACGAAATTGAAGTTTCCAAAACTATTTTGCCTGAAAATAAAAAATATGAAAGTGAATCTTTGAATTATCAAATAAACATTCCCGATTGGCTTCTTAAAGATATTCATAATTTTGAAAAATCAAATAAAGAAAATGATGAGAATCAAAACCTTATAGTAAAGGCTTTTAAACTTGCTTATAAAGCTCATGATGGACAATTCCGTGCGAGCGGCGAGCCATACATTATCCACCCGGTTGCTGTTGCAAATCTCCTTAAAGAAATAGGTGCTAGTTCATCTGTTATTGCTGCAGGCCTTTTACATGATGTAGTTGAAGATACTGGCATTGATTTATCTGAAATAGAAACAAATTTTGGATTAGAAGTAAAAATACTTGTAGAGGGTGTAACAAAATTAGGCGGCATTCACTTTAACAACAGGACTGAAGCACAAGCTGAAAATCTTAGGAAAATGTTTTTGGCTATGGCCAGCGATATCAGAGTTGTCTTAGTTAAACTTGCAGATCGACTCCATAACATGAGAACAATTGAATGGCTAAATGATGAGAAAAAACTAAGAATAGCGAGAGAAACAAGAGAGATTTATGCACCATTAGCTAATCGACTAGGAATAAACAGATTTAAATGGGAATTAGAAGATTTAGCTTTTAAATTCCTAGAGCCTAAAGAATATCTAGATCTTAAAGATCAAATCGCCGTTAAAAGAAGTGATAGAGAAAAAAGATTAAAAGTAACTTTGAATCTTATGAAGGAAAACTTGAATTCAGCGGGTTTGAAAAATTTTGAAATAACAGGAAGGCCAAAACATCTTTATGGCATCTGGAGCAAAATGGAAAGACAACAAAAGCATTTTCACGAGATTTATGATGTTGCTGCCCTAAGAATTATCGTGGACAATTCAGATAGTTGTTATCGAGCTTTAGCAGTTGTTCATGATACTTTCAAACCAATTCCAGGAAGATTTAAAGACTATATAGGATTACCAAAACCCAATGGATATCAGTCCTTACACACTTCTGTGATTGGAAGACATCGACCTATTGAAGTTCAAATTAGAACTACTTCGATGCATCAAATTGCTGAATATGGTATTGCCGCTCATTGGCAATATAAAGAGGGTGGTTCTCCTGCTAAAAGTAATGCCGAGAGATTTAATTGGCTAAGACAATTAGTAGAATGGCAACAAGAAGGTAATGAAAGGGATCATAATGATTATTTAGCTTCAATTAAAGAAGATTTATTTGATGAAGAAGTATTTGTAATCACTCCAAAAGGAGATGTTGTTGGTTTAAGGAAAGGATCTACCGCGATAGATTTCGCCTACAGAATCCATTCTGAAGTTGGAAATCACTGTAATGGAATAAGAATTAATGAAAAGCTTTCTCCATTATCTACAGCACTTCAAAATGGTGACTTCATAGAAATTTTGACAAGTAATAATGCTACTCCAAGCTTGGATTGGCTGAACTTTGTAGTTACGCCAACTGCTAAAAATAGAATTCGCCAATGGTATAAGAAAAGCCATCGTGATGAAACGATTAAAAGAGGTAGAGATTTACTTGAAAAAGAAGTAGGTAGAAACGGTTTTGAAGCATTACTTTCTAGTGAAGCCATGAAAAAAGTTGCAAATCGATGCAATTTAAAAACTACTGAAGACCTTCTTGCATCTCTTGGTTTTGGTGGTTTAACTTTGCATCAAGTATTAAACAGACTAAGAGAAGAAATAAAATTACAGACAGAAGATGTAAAAAATGATTCTGACTCTGAAATAGCAAAATCTCTTAAAAGTAATAATAATTTATCCACTAATCAATCTAATACAGCAGCTAAATCACCAATTTCCGGGATAGAAGGTCTTGATTACAGAATAGGTAAATGCTGTTCCCCACTCCCAGGCGAGGATATTATCGGAACTGTGTCGCTCGGCAACCATGGGATAACTATACATAGGGAAGATTGTGAAAATGTAATACCAATTCCAATAGAGAGAAGATTACCTGTCGGTTGGAATCAAGATAATAAAACTGGCGATAATAAGTTTCCAATTCAGCTACGAATAGAAGTAATTGATCGAGTTGGAGTTCTTAAAGATATTCTTATGCGGTTATCTGATAAAGGTATAAACGTTAGTGATGCCAATGTTAAAACTGCTTATGGTAAACCAGCTGTTATAAATCTTTGTGTAGGTCTTGAAAGTTATAATCAACTTCACAAAACAATTGAACAAATTAAATCAATGGCAGATGTTTTAGATATTGCCAGAATTGGACAAAGTTAA
- the nadC gene encoding carboxylating nicotinate-nucleotide diphosphorylase, with product MDLNTPIISKIIDNWIDEDIGRGDLTSSSITEENGNAYWIAKEEGIFCGVEIIKEIFRKIDLKISPKFYISDGDQFVKDQKLLEIYGPSKSLLASERISLNIAMHLSGISTHTKNLVNKLEGTNIKLADTRKTTPGLRIFEKYAFKCGGGVNHRMGLYDAAMIKENHIAWTDNLNNAVKKIRLNSPFTTHIIIEAENIEQAKEAVLAGADSVLLDELSPEIIKKNVQELRDLSMNSLKKEVNKNLIIEVSGINPEEISKYLIKGIDLISTSSSITKSNWIDLSMRYIN from the coding sequence GTGGATTTAAATACTCCAATAATAAGTAAAATCATTGATAATTGGATCGATGAAGATATAGGTAGGGGAGATCTTACAAGTTCCTCTATTACAGAAGAGAATGGTAATGCATATTGGATTGCAAAAGAAGAGGGTATATTCTGCGGGGTTGAAATTATAAAAGAAATTTTTAGAAAAATTGATTTAAAAATCAGTCCAAAATTTTATATCTCTGATGGAGATCAATTTGTTAAAGATCAAAAACTCTTAGAAATATATGGGCCTTCAAAAAGTTTGCTAGCTAGTGAAAGAATAAGCTTAAATATAGCAATGCATTTATCTGGAATATCAACACACACAAAGAATCTTGTAAATAAGTTAGAAGGTACAAATATAAAATTAGCAGATACTAGGAAAACGACTCCTGGCTTAAGAATATTTGAAAAATATGCATTCAAATGCGGAGGTGGAGTCAATCATAGAATGGGATTATACGATGCAGCTATGATAAAAGAAAATCACATTGCATGGACAGATAATCTTAATAATGCAGTAAAAAAAATTCGACTAAATTCGCCTTTTACAACTCATATCATAATTGAAGCTGAGAATATCGAACAGGCAAAAGAAGCAGTATTAGCAGGTGCAGATAGTGTCTTATTGGATGAACTTAGCCCTGAAATAATCAAAAAAAACGTTCAAGAATTAAGAGATTTATCAATGAATAGCTTAAAAAAAGAAGTAAATAAAAATTTGATAATAGAAGTTTCTGGAATTAACCCTGAAGAAATTAGTAAATATCTAATAAAAGGTATTGATTTGATTTCAACAAGTTCTTCAATCACCAAAAGTAATTGGATTGATTTGAGTATGCGTTATATTAATTAA
- the mnmE gene encoding tRNA uridine-5-carboxymethylaminomethyl(34) synthesis GTPase MnmE: MDSIVTTEDTIAAIASAISIGKGGVAIIRVSGKDAINSCKKIVQTKSKYAWKSHRVFRGFIQENKQNKFIDEVLILVMKSPNSFTGEDVVELHCHGGIIIVNKVLKILLSSNSRVRLANPGEFSQRAFLNGKIDLTQAESINQLINASNTRSAELAFSGVQGEIKKKIDDIKNDLINQLCEIEARVDFEEDFTDFDYTKYLKNIKKVKEKIELLIENAKRNSYIHNGISIALIGKTNVGKSSLLNLLAKKEKAIVTNIPGTTRDVIEVNLTINDIPMKIIDTAGIRETHEQIESIGIKKSFGKIKESDFIIYIYSLEEGFNEEDKKIIQEIPKEKLITILGNKKDLINCKNISSNELKNTILMSIKNNDGERLLIDTIIKKCGLKQVENINIFLNERHLTNLSACLSNLNDTDEIIKNKLPFDLLSIELRDGIQNLSKITGQELTEELLDNIFSKFCIGK; encoded by the coding sequence ATGGATTCGATAGTTACTACAGAAGATACGATAGCCGCAATTGCTTCAGCTATAAGTATTGGGAAGGGAGGAGTTGCGATAATAAGAGTATCAGGGAAAGACGCAATTAATTCTTGCAAAAAGATTGTTCAAACTAAATCTAAATATGCATGGAAATCACATAGAGTTTTTCGTGGTTTTATTCAGGAAAATAAACAAAATAAATTTATAGATGAGGTTTTAATTTTAGTGATGAAATCCCCAAATAGCTTCACAGGAGAGGATGTAGTTGAACTTCATTGCCATGGCGGAATTATCATAGTAAATAAAGTTTTAAAGATATTATTATCTAGTAATTCTAGAGTTAGACTTGCAAACCCAGGAGAATTTAGTCAAAGAGCTTTTCTTAATGGGAAAATAGACCTTACTCAAGCTGAGTCGATTAATCAATTAATTAATGCAAGCAATACCAGATCAGCCGAGTTAGCCTTTAGCGGGGTTCAAGGAGAAATAAAGAAAAAAATTGATGATATTAAAAATGACCTTATAAATCAACTTTGCGAAATAGAAGCGAGAGTTGATTTTGAAGAAGACTTCACAGATTTTGATTACACCAAATATCTAAAAAACATTAAAAAAGTCAAAGAAAAAATAGAATTACTAATAGAAAATGCAAAAAGAAATTCATATATTCATAATGGAATATCCATTGCGCTTATAGGTAAAACAAATGTTGGCAAAAGCTCTTTATTAAATTTGCTTGCAAAAAAAGAGAAAGCAATCGTAACTAATATTCCTGGAACAACTAGAGATGTTATTGAAGTTAATTTAACTATTAATGATATTCCAATGAAAATAATTGATACTGCTGGCATAAGAGAAACTCATGAACAAATTGAAAGTATAGGAATTAAAAAAAGTTTTGGGAAAATAAAAGAGTCAGATTTTATAATTTATATTTATAGTCTTGAAGAAGGATTTAATGAAGAAGACAAAAAAATAATACAAGAAATTCCCAAAGAAAAATTAATTACTATTTTGGGTAATAAAAAAGATTTAATTAATTGCAAAAATATTAGTTCAAATGAGTTAAAAAACACAATTCTTATGAGTATTAAGAATAATGATGGTGAAAGATTATTAATAGACACAATTATAAAAAAATGCGGATTAAAACAAGTAGAAAATATCAATATATTTTTAAACGAAAGACATCTAACAAATTTGTCTGCTTGCTTATCTAATTTAAATGATACTGATGAAATAATTAAAAATAAATTGCCATTTGATTTGTTATCAATTGAGCTGAGAGATGGAATTCAAAACTTATCTAAAATAACTGGTCAAGAATTAACAGAGGAACTTCTAGATAATATTTTTTCTAAGTTTTGTATTGGTAAATAA